The Lycium barbarum isolate Lr01 chromosome 10, ASM1917538v2, whole genome shotgun sequence genome includes a region encoding these proteins:
- the LOC132613329 gene encoding uncharacterized protein LOC132613329, with the protein MVEHEDNNRLCSLPDEIEIRQAVFDLNPNSAPDLDGFGGCFYQSCWQIIKDDMVDFVQSFFRGANLTKFYTSTCLVLISKVEHPASFTEFRPISLSNFTNKILSKILSSRLLPMLNKLTSENQSDFIPSRMITENILLAQEVIHDIRKENEGGNMVLKLDMSKAYDRVDWEFLTAVLKRFRFFDLRINMVWRLVSGNWYSILINGHMRGFLNSTRGLKQGDPLSLSLFLLSAEVLSKMLNMLPLNHHFTGFHIQSQGPQITHLAYADDVIIFSSENHRSIELVLQQLWFYEKCSGQKINVNKSCFLVAPNTNDSVVQSLKVFTGFKHSVFPITYLGCPLYVGRKKIAFFNEVVSKIVRKSNGWQAVVDPPKIVIRQIESYLASFFWGSSNGKQRYHWSSWDKLCFPTKEGVLGFRIIRDISESFAYKRLWRFRAIRSLWSEFLNAKYCRRVGLVERKFQSGQSHCWKKLMEVKFEAEKNILWRVNKGEIKLWWDNWTGQRALANSFHVEGANSKMLIKDARQNEVWNFLEFHQLLEYLIELFQSIEFGDPNLPEHAIWMSSIFGNFTTKTAWKLVRQTRTNINTLEKIWHKFLPFKMSFIVWRALKRKLPFDDIIVRFNIDIVSRCHC; encoded by the exons ATGGTGGAGCATGAAGATAATAACCGATTATGCTCCTTACCTGATGAAATTGAGATTAGGCAGGCTGTTTTTGACCTTAATCCAAACAGTGCCCCAGACCTGGATGGATTTGGGGGCTGTTTCTACCAAAGTTGTTGGCAGATTATAAAGGATGACATGGTGGATTTTGTCCAGAGTTTTTTCAGGGGTGCTAACCTTACTAAATTTTATACCAGCACTTGTCTAGTGCTTATTTCTAAGGTTGAGCATCCAGCCTCTTTCACTGAGTTCAGGCCTATAAGCTTAAGCAACTTCACCAATAAGATTTTGTCTAAGATCTTAAGTAGCAGGCTATTACCTATGCTAAATAAGTTAACATCAGAAAACCAAAGTGATTTTATACCAAGCAGAATGATTACAGAAAACATTCTTTTGGCTCAAGAAGTGATTCATGATATAAGAAAGGAGAATGAGGGTGGTAATATGGTTCTCAAGCTGGACATGTCCAAAGCTTACGACAGAGTTGATTGGGAATTTTTAACAGCAGTTCTCAAAAGATTTAGATTCTTTGATTTACGGATCAACATGGTATGGAGGCTGGTCTCTGGGAATTGGTACTCTATTTTGATTAATGGTCACATGAGGGGTTTCCTCAATTCCACTAGAGGGTTAAAACAAGGGGACCCCTTATCCCTCTCTTTATTCCTCCTAAGTGCTGAAGTTCTCTCCAAAATGTTGAATATGCTTCCTCTTAACCATCACTTCACTGGTTTCCATATACAGTCTCAAGGTCCTCAAATCACTCAtcttgcttatgcagatgatGTGATTATTTTTTCCTCCGAAAATCACAGGTCCATAGAACTTGTTCTTCAACAGCTTTGGTTTTATGAAAAGTGTTCTGGCCAGAAGATCAATGTGAACAAGAGCTGTTTTTTAGTAGCTCCCAATACTAATGATTCTGTTGTTCAGTCCCTGAAAGTTTTCACTGGTTTCAAACATTCTGTTTTCCCTATAACTTATTTGGGATGTCCTTTGTATGTGGGAAGAAAGAAAATTGCATTTTTCAATGAGGTGGTTTCAAAGATTGTGAGGAAGTCAAATGGGTGGCAAG CTGTTGTTGATCCCCCTAAAATAGTGATAAGACAAATTGAAAGTTATCTGGCCAGTTTCTTTTGGGGGTCATCTAATGGAAAACAAAGATACCACTGGTCATCATGGGATAAGCTATGCTTCCCCACTAAGGAAGGTGTCCTGGGATTCAGAATCATCCGGGATATTTCAGAGAGCTTTGCATACAAAAGATTGTGGAGATTTAGGGCCATTAGATCCTTATGGTCTGAATTTTTGAATGCCAAATATTGTAGAAGGGTTGGACTTGTAGAGAGGAAATTTCAGTCTGGTCAATCTCACTGTTGGAAGAAACTCATGGAGGTTAAATTTGAAGCTGAAAAGAACATTCTCTGGAGAGTTAACAAGGGAGAGATCAAATTGTGGTGGGATAATTGGACAGGGCAACGGGCTCTTGCCAACTCATTCCATGTAGAGGGTGCAAACTCTAAGATGTTGATCAAGGATGCTAGACAGAATGAAGTGTGGAATTTCCTTGAATTTCATCAACTCCTTGAATACCTTATTGAACTCTTTCAGTCCATTGAGTTTGGTGACCCTAACCTCCCGGAGCATGCCATCTGGATGTCGTCAATTTTTGGTAATTTTACCACCAAGACTGCCTGGAAGTTGGTGAGGCAAACCAGAACCAATATTAACACCCTTGAAAAAATATGGCACAAATTTCTTCCTTTTAAAATGTCCTTTATCGTGTGGAGAGCTCTCAAAAGAAAATTACCATTTGATGATATCATTGTGAGGTTCAATATTGATATTGTTTCTAGGTGCCACTGTTGA